Part of the Ignavibacterium album JCM 16511 genome, CAATTTTTTCAAACCGTTTTACAGCTTCTTTAATATCCTCAACTGTTTGTTCATTAAATAATATTCCTGTTTTGCCGTCAATAACAGTTTCGGCAGTGCCGCCTTTATTCAAGGCAATAACAGGCGTTCCGCAAGCCATTGCTTCCACAACCACAATTCCGAAATCTTCTTCGGCAGAAAACACAAATGCTCTTGCTTTCTGCATAAGTTCTTTCAATGCAGCTTCGTCCTGATATCCGATAAACTCCACATTAACCAGAAAATTATTTTTTAATCGGTCTAACTCTGGTCCGGTTCCGGCAACAATTAGTCTTTTATCAGGCATCTTAGCAAATGCTTCAATAATTAAATCAATTCGTTTGTAAGGAACCAATCTTGAAGCAACAAAGTAGTAATCATCTTTTTGTTCAACACAATTAAATTTATCAACATCAACAGGAGGATAGATAACAGTGGATTCGCGGTTGTAAATTCGTCTTATTTTCTCGGCGATATAATTTGAATTTGCAAGCAAATAATCAGGTCGCTTTGCAGTTTTCAAGTCCCATTTTCTAAGATAGTTAAGAATTTTTGTGGCAATAATTTTTTTAATGCCTCTGTCCAAACCGGCTGATTGAAAATAAGTTTCAGCTTCATCCCAGATGTATCTCATTGGCGAGTGGCAATAGCTGATATGCAACTGATTTGGCTTTTTCCGGACACCTTTAGTAACTGCGTGCGAACTTGAAATGATTACATCATACTTACTGAAATTCAAACTCTCAATTGCCAACGGAAAAAAAGGCAGATAAGAACGGAATTTTTTTTCTGCAAAAGGAAGTTTCTGAATAAATGTTGTATGTGCATGCTTTCCTTTAAGAATTATCCTTCGATGTTCATCATTCAGAAAATCAACAAGTGCAAAAACATCAGCATCTTTCCAGATGTTTGTGAATGATTCGAAAACTCTTTCACCACCAGCATAAAACACGAGCCACTCGTGAACCAAAGCTATTTTCATATTAAATATTTTTCGTAAACTTCTTTTAACTTAAAAATCATTTTCTGCTCTGCAAATTTATCTAAAAAATTTTTGCGAGCATTATCGGAAAGCTCTCTATAATTGGCTAAATCGCTTTTTAAGTGTGATATCAGCTGTGCTGCCTGTGATGCGTTTCTCAAATCGAACAAGAAGCCGTTAAAATTATTCTGAACAATTTCATTATTTCCTCTCACATCTGAAGCGATTATTGGTAAGCCACACATTGATGCTTCCAATAAAGTATAAGGCAATCCTTCACTCAAAGAAGTTGAAAGGTAAACATCGGAAGATTGTAAATATTCATTGGGATTGTTAATAAAGCCGGGAAGCAAAATATTGTTTATTTTTTTTTGCTCAATCATTTCAAGTATTTCTTTTTTTTCTTCACCATCACCGGCAAGAATAAAAAAGAATTCTTCGTTAATACTGAGTAATGAAGCAATTTCAATAAAAGCTTTTACATTTTTTGTTTTATCAAAGCGACTGATATTGATTACGATAAATTTATCTTCCGGCAGATTAAGTTTTTGTCTGATAGAAGATTTATCAATCGGCTTATACTCATCCTTAATCCCGTTATAAATTACAATTGATTTTTTTTCATCATAGATTTTATTGACAAGGCAAATTTTTCTTTCACTTTCGGAAACATTTATATAAAGGTCTGTGAACTTAGAGAGAGTTTTTTCAATTAGCAGATAAATTTTCTTTGACAACGAGTTGTAAGTTTCGATATGAAATCCATGCCAGGTAAAAATAATTTTCACCTTAGGGGAAAACAGTTTTATCAATCGGGCATAAATGCCTGCTCCTTTACCGTGTGCGTGAATAATTCTGATTTTATTCTTATTCACATAAAAAATTAATTGCAAAAAACGGACAATAGAAAATTTTCTATGAGGAAGTTGAAAGAATTTTTCTTTCAGTTCATCACGCCATTTAATTCCAAATGGTTCATTAACCGGTGAAGCAATAAAAAAGTTGAAATCATTTTTAAGATTTTCAAAAACAGAATTCAGATGTTTTGATCCGCCGCCAATATCTGAACGGAGTGTAATCAGCAAAATGGTTTTATCCTGCATCTGAGTGTAAAGTCATAAAGTTGATTTATTTATAGTATTTTTGACACAATAATTACAGAACATTGATGAAAATAAGTGTAATCACACCGACATATAATTCTGAGAAAACTATTGCTTCAAATATTAATTCTATAGTTGCACAGACTTATGAAAACTTTGAGCAAATTATAGTTGACAATCTGAGTTCAGATTCAACATTGACTATTACAAAAGAAATCTATTCAAAAAATAATTGCACCGAAAAACTAATCATAATTTCCGAAAAAGATGAAGGAATTGCCGATGCTTTCAATAAAGGAATAAGTAAAGCTACAGGAGATATTGTAACAATTCTGAACAGCGATGACAGTTACTTCTATTTCAACCTATTTAAAGATGTAATTAAAATTTTTGAAGAGAAAAAAGTTTTATTCGTTCACGGCGATATTCTCTTTAAAGACAGAAAATTCGGCACTAATCTCAGAAGACCTCTTATGTGCGATATCAGAATTGCTATGCCGTTTAATCATCCGACAATGTTTTTTAAGAAAGATATTTTTAAGGAAATCGGATTGTTTGATAAAAGCTTTCGTTATTCAATGGACTTTGAATTTATTTGCCGATTAATACAAAAATATGATTTGGGAAAAGTGGGATATTATTTTGATGCAAATCCCATGGTTGTAATGAGAGCAGGCGGTGCTTCGTGGAATAATGAAATAAAATCAATCAAAGAAACCAAGAGAGCATTAAAGAAACATAATCTCTGGAATCTGAAATCATTTTATCATTATTCAATAAGGATAATCAGGACTTATCTTAAAAAAGTTTTTGCAAAACTCGGCTTGAATTTTATTGTAAAGCTATGGCGTAAATTCAAATGGTCGAAATGATAATCAAGGGCGAGTAATTTATTGAATATTAACTTCAACATAAAAGAACTTTTAAGAATCGGAACCGGTTCAAGAACGGAAAAAGCAAAAAAGAATATTGTTGTTCTTTTTATTATTCACATATTTAACTTTATTGCACTGATGGCACTTGTTCCGGTTACAATAAAGTATCTTGGTGAAAATCAATACGGAATATGGCTTACTTTATCTTCCGTTTTTATGTGGCTCGGCAATCTGGATTTCGGAATTGGAAACGGACTAAGAAATAAACTTGCTGAATCATTTGCAAAAGAAGATTTTCAATCAGCAAAAAAATATTTAAGTACAGCTTATACAGTATTTGCAATCGGAATTTTCTCATCACTTATAATTTATTTGGTTATTCACCCTTTCATTAATTGGGTATTTATTCTTAATGCCGGAAATTTTGATATTCGCTCACTTAATAATTTTGTGTTGATTGTATTCGTGTTCTTTGCATTTCAGTTTTTATTAAGATTATTAACATCACTGATTAACGCAGACCAAAAACCGGCACTGAACGGTTTCATTACTCTTTGCATAAATGTTTCAACATTAGCAGTCGTGTTTATTCTCTATTTTGTATCAGATTCATCATTATACTTTTATGGATTTACAATAAGTCTCGTTCCATTTGCAGTCTTACTAATTGCATCTTTCATTCTTTTCAAAGGCAGATATAAAAAAATTGCACCGTCGTTTAAGTACATTGATCTTAAAAGCTCGCGAAGTCTTGTTTCCCTTGGTATGCAGTTTTTTGTTATTCAGATTGCAGCTTTGATAGTTTTTGCAACTGATAATCTGATCATTACACATCTATATGATCCATCACAGGTTACTGTTTATAATATTGCTCATAAATATTTTTTCTTCGTCACGCTTGTGTTTAATGTTTTCCTTTCGCCATTCTGGAGCGCATTTACAGATGCTTTTGTCAAAAGGGATTTTGAGTGGATTAAGCAGGTTATAAAAAGACTTGTACAGGTTTGGGCTCTGCTCTCCGTTGGAACAATAATAATGATTTTATTTTCTGACTTTGTTTACAGTGTTTGGATTGGTAATGAAATAAAAATTCCGTTTTCACTTTCTGTTGCGATGGGAATTTTTATGATTGTCAGTAACTGGAATAATATCTTTGCATTCTTTCTTAACGGAATTGGCAAAATAAGATTGCAATTTTATTATTCAATATTTGCCGCGGTTATAAATATTCCCCTTTCTATTATTCTTGCTAAGGAAATGAAAATGGGAATTACCGGTGTAATTACAGCAACAATAATTTGCATTGGATTTGCATCGTTATGGGCTCCCATCCAATACAAAAAAATTATTACTGAAACAGCTAAAGGAATATGGAACAGATGAACTGTAAAATCTGTGATAATAAATCTTCACTTGCTTTCACAGCAAAAGTATTAAACAAATATGATGTAAAATATTTCAAATGTAATTCGTGTGGATATTTGTTTACCGAAAATCCATACTGGTTGGATGAAGCGTACAAAAATCCAATCAATATTTCAGACACTGGAATAATAATGAGAAATATTTATTTCTCTAAAATTGTTTCATCAATTCTTTATTTCTGTTATGATAAATCTGCAAAGTTTCTTGACTATGCAGGTGGCTACGGAATTTTTACACGACTAATGCGTGATATCGGTTTTGATTTTTATTGGCACGATGACTATACGACAAATCTGTTAGCAAGAGGATTTGAAAAGTCAGATGAACAATATGAATTACTTACAGCATTTGAAGTGTTTGAACACTTCGATAAACCTGTTGAAGAACTTGAAAAAATGCTTAAACTTTCCGATAGCATTTTATTTTCAACTGTTAGTCTTCCTCAGGAAATTCCCCAAAAGGATTGGTGGTATTATGGCTTTGAACACGGTCAGCATATTTCTTTTTATTCTGAAAAAACTTTAAAAACTCTTGCACTGAAATTTGGACTGAACTTTTATCCTTTTAAAAATCTTTTTCTTATAACCCGAAAGAAACTAAATCCGTTAAAGTTAAAACTGATTTTTATTCTTTCTCACTTTGGTTTGAATCTTTACATAAAGTTAAGGATGAATTCTCTTACTGAAGCTGACAACAAAAACTTGCTCAAGCATCATTGATGAAAAAAATCAAACTCATATTTATTAAGCTCGGGAATTTTATAAATTTTATTATCACATCGGTGATAATTAAAATAATTCATCTGAGTAAGCGCCCGATTGTTGCTAAAACATTATTAATTATCCGGCTGGATTCAATCGGTGATTACATTTTGGTTCATAACTTCTTTTCATTTGTCAGGAATCATCCGGTTTACAGAGAATATAAAATCACTCTTTGCGGAAACATAATCTGGAAAGACCTTGCAGAATTCTTAAATGAGAATGTATTTGATTCATTTATCTGGCTTAACAGAAAAAAATTCAAATGGAATTTCTTTTACAAATACAGATTACTAAATCAAATCCATAAAGCAGGATATGAAATTGTAGTTGAAACAACTTTCACCAGAGAAATACTTTTTGGAGATACAATAGTCAAATCTTCCAAAGCAAAAGAAAGAATTGGCTCAACCGGAAGTCCAGACAGCCATCTCAAATGGAAAAGAAAAATTTTCTCTGATGACTATTACACTAAACTGATAACACAAAGTGATGAAAATTTATTCGAGTTCTATCGAAACAAAGAGTTTTTCGAAAAGCTTTTGCAAACCAAAATTGATTTGAACAAACCAACATTAAGCTTTAATAAAGCAGAAGTCGGGCCTCCCACTGAAAACGATTATATTATTATTGTTCCGGGTGCACAGGAAAAAGCAAGAAGATGGTCAGAAAAAAATTTTGCTGAGTTAATCAAACATTTGCTTTCTGTTTATCCGTTTGATATCGTCATTGCTGGTTCTGTTTCGGAGAAAACAATAATAAATACAATTCTGAAAGAGGTTGACTCTGAAAGAGTTCACAATTTATCAGGTAAAACCACTTTACCACAATTCGGGAAAATTATTTCACTTGCAAAAATTTTAGTATCAAATGAAACCAGTGCTGTACACTTTGCAGCAGCAATTGGAACTAAATTTATTTGCATTTCAAATGGTCAAAGATTCGGAAGATTTGTACCTTATCCTCATCAAATAAAATTAATCTGTGCATACCTTTATCCTGATTATATTGAAAAAAATCTGAACAACCACTTATTGCTTGCTGAACAATTCAGATATGAATCAAAACTTGAGATTAATGAAATATCAGTTGAAAAAGTTTTCGAGACAGTTTCAGAAATGATTGGAACAATTAATTAAGGAATAGCTTAAATTTCGGAAGACTAAATGAGATTTTTATGAAAGTCGGTATCGTTGCCAACATAACAAAAGAAAGCGTGATGGAAGTTGTCGCAGCTTTCATTAAAAAGCTTAAAGAAAATAAGCTGGACTATTTACTTACGCATTCATTGAATGAAAGTGATGGTAAAATAAAAATTGAAATTGATGAAGATTTTATTGTTGAGGATAATGATCTTTATGAGCAAAGCGATTTAATAATTTCTTTCGGCGGTGACGGAACAATGCTTGCCACAGCTTTCAATGCTCAGAAATATGATAAGCCCGTTTTAGGAATAAATCTTGGCAAGCTTGGTTTTCTGGTTGAAGCTGATGTTGCAAACCTTGATTCAGTTATTGATACGATAAAGAATAAAAACTACAAAATTGAAGAAAGAATGATCATTGAAGGCAATTGTTCGGATTATAAGTGCGAAAAGATGATTGCCATAAATGATCTTGTAATTGACAAAGGCGGCTGGCCAAAAATGATTGAACTTACTGTTTGGGTTGATGGCGAATATGTTACAACTTTTACTGCAGACGGTTTAATAGCAGCAACACCAACCGGTTCAACAGGTTATTCGATCTCTGTTGGTGGACCTATCGTGAGTCCGCAGGCAGATGTAATCACACTTTCTCCAATCTCACCGCACAGTTTAACTATCAGACCGATTGTTCTGCCAAGTAAAAGTGAAATTACAATTAAAGCCGATTCGCTTCATAAAGATATAAAGGTAAATTGTGATGGTCAGCGTTCATATTCATTCCCACCGCCGATGGAAATAATAATAAAGAAAAGTGATAAGTCACTTAAGCTGGTTCATACTTCCTTAACAACCTATTTCCAAACATTAAGAACAAAACTTCTTTGGGGAATTGATACAAGATATTCGAATAAGGAAAACAAGAAATGAAAAACTTTATAATTACAATTTTGTTATTAGCTTCAGGAATTTCGGTAGCGCAGCAGTTCAATAATGCAACAATAGACACAGTAAAGAACAAAAAAATGTTAATTGGTTATTGCACAAGAGAAGCATTTCAGGATACTGCTTTTAAAGATTGGTTTGATGAACAGTATAATTCATATCAACCTGATTACGGAATACTCGATAAGCTCGAAGGTAAAATTGATAATATCTCAATAACAATTGTAATGGGTACATGGTGCAGTGATTCGAGAGAACAGGTTCCTTCATTTTATAAAATTCTTGATGAACTGAACTATCCCACGGAAAAAATAAAACTAATTTGCGTTGACAGAAAGAAAAAAGGTTTATCTGATGAAGCAGATGGACTTAATATTGAATTGGTACCAACAATCATAATTTATCGTAATAATAAAGAACTCGGAAGAATAATCGAAACTCCACAGGAAAGTTTAGAAAAGGATTTGCTAGGGATTGTAAGTAAATAGAGACGAAACATTTCCAACTTAATCACATCTAATTATCCAAAATTCTAATTACCTTGACAGTGCTATTCTGCACTGATAAATTTGCCAATAAAAATTAATAAGGAGAAAAATGAACGCAATTAAAACAGTATTCTTAATGTCTTTAATGATGGCTCTATTCCTGGTTGTTGGTTATCTGCTTGGAGGAAAATCGGGAATGACCATCGCTTTTATATTTTCACTTGCTATGAACTTTGGTTCATACTGGTTCTCGGATAAAATTGTGCTTGCGATGTACCGCGCAAAACCAGTAACCCGTGAAGAAGCTCCTAGATTTTATGATTTGGTTGAAAGACTTGCAAAGAATGCAAACCTGCCAATGCCCAAAGTTTATATAATTAACGATCCTACTCCAAATGCATTTGCAACCGGCAGAAATCCACAGAATGCAGCAGTTGCAGCCACAACAGGAATTCTTCAATCATTAAATGATGAAGAAATTGCAGGAGTTATGGCTCACGAAATTGCGCATGTTAAACACCGGGATATTTTAATAAGTACAATTGCTGCCACTTTAGTTGGAACAATTTCATACATTGCGCAAATGGCTGGTTGGTTGGCGATGTTTGGAAGAAATGATGACAGAGAAGAAGGAAGTGGTTTGGGAGGATTATTCTTAATTATACTTTCTCCAATTATCGCAATGATGCTGCAAATGGCTATTTCAAGATCAAGAGAGTATATGGCAGATGAAGGCGGTGCAAAGATTAGTGGCAATCCTTTGGCACTTGCCAATGCACTTGCAAAAATTTCGCGTGCAAATCAGGTTCACCATATGCGGGATGTTAATCCGGCAACTGCTCACATGTTCATAATCAGTCCGTTGTTCGGAGGATTGGGGAAATTGTTTTCAACACATCCGCCTGTTGAGGAAAGAATAAAAAGACTTCAGGAAATTGCCGCGGGAAAAAGATAAAAATTTTTCAACTGCTTGAATAGAATCTGTGTTCTTATGATATTTCAGTGTGATGAAAAAGAAATTAAATATTACAGCCGGATTACGAAAATTTTCGTTCCGGCTTTTTTTATTTCTAACAATTTCCGGATTCATTCCTGCCTTAGCTCAGTCAAGTTCAAACCTGGAGATATTTTTTGCTCAGGTTGATTCTGTTGGAATGATGATTCAACAAAATTTAAAGGATAAAGAGCCGGCAATAAATATTAATTTTCTTTCAAGTCCTGAGTATGCAATACTTGAAAATCGTTTAGCTTCTTATCTTGTTAAAAATGGTTTAAAAATTTCGAACAATGAAAATTCTCAATTCACTTTGAATTTCGTGATTACTGAAGCTCTTGTGAAATATGACGACACATTTCGTGATGGTTTATTCGGAGATATTTTAGTTGAACGGAGTATAAGTCTGAAAGGTAATATTTTATTTTTGGATAAGAACACTTCAACAGATTTTTCATTCGATTTCTACGACACAGTTAAATATGATGAGTTAAACGAAATTGAAAATCGTGCATATTCATTTACACAAAACAATCATCCGGCTGAACCGTTTTTCTCAAGTCTGATTGAACCTGTTATTGCTGTGGGAGCTGCAGCAACTGCTGTAATTTTATTCTTTACAATCAGATCCAAGTAGAAAAATTACCTTTGATGCCTCTTCTATTTTAATTATAATTGTGCAGTTTTTTAATCAATTTTAAAGAAATTTATGCTGAAGAAACTATTGGTGTTTGGCTTTTTAGGATTAATAATTACTTCCTGCTCCGGTTCATTGGATACTACAAATCTTTCTGCAGAAGAAAGATTGGCTCATTCCAAAAAACTTTATGATAATGAAGATTATGAAGAAGCCGCAAAAGAATTCGAAGCTTTGTTGTTGCAATTTCCCGGAAGCGCTGTAAGTGATGATGCACAATTCTATCTCGGAATGACAAGATACAAAAGAGGTGAATATATAATCGGAGCTTATGAATTCAGTAAACTTATCAAAGGAATGCCCACGAGCGAATTTGTTCCTGAAGCCCAATATATGCTTGCCGAGTGCTATTATCAGCTTTCACCGGATTATTCATTAGATCAGAAATACACAAAAAAAGCAATCGAAGAATTTCAGGTCTTTATTGATTTCTTTCCTCTTGACAGCAAGGTTGCCGAAGCAGAGAAAAAAATTGATGAGCTGAACGATAAACTTGCCCGAAAAGAATTTGACACTGCCAGAATTTATGAAAAGATGGAATACACAAAAGCTGCACTGAAGTATTACGATAATGTGATGGAAATTTATCACGATACAAAGTATGCCCCGCTTGCTCATTACAATAAAATAAATCTGCTTGTAAGTAAAAACAGAAATCAGGAAGCACTTGAAGCTGCAAACGCTTTTCTGCAGAAATATCCGAATGATTCTAACTTTTCTTCTGTCGAAAAAATAAAAGCATCATTGGAAAGTAAAATCTCTGCAAGCAACTGATATGAATGCTAAACCTGTAAGCGACTCACAGATAATTATGACAGAACTTGTGCTGCCCAATCACACTAATCAGCTTGGAAATCTTTTGGGCGGACAACTGATGCATTGGATTGATATCTGCGCTGCTTTAAGTGCAGCAAAGCATGCAAACAGAGTTTGTGTTACAGCTTCGGTTGACAGAATTGATTTTCATCATCCAATAAGACTTGGTGATGCAGTAACACTTGTTGCTTCGGTAAACAGAGTTTTCAGAACATCTATGGAAGTTGGCGTTAAGGTTTATGCACAGAACTTTCGTGAAGGCACAAAGATTCATACAAATACAGCTTATCTTACATTTGTTGCTGTTGATGCTGAAGGCAAACCCGTTCCCGCTCCCGAAGCTATTCCTGATTCCGAAGATGAAAAGAGAAGGTATGAAGAAGCTCTTATCAGAAGAGAAAACCGACTTAAAACCCGTTTACATAAGCAGTAAAATTTTTCTTTTTATTTTACTCTTCTCTGCAAATTCTTTTACACAGATTCCGATAAATGGTTTTTGTAAGATTGATAAATTCTCCGCACCAAATGGTTTCAGCAAAATTTTCTCTTTCAACTATAATAAAGATTCTTATACTGACTTATTACTTTTTAATCCTCTTAAATCAGAAGCTTCTATTTTAACCGGTGAACAGAACTTAAAATTTTCTAAACCAAAGACAATTAAGTTTCCTTTTGAGCCTGCGCAATTCAAACCCGTTTATGATCCTCTTTTTCAGATTTCTTATTTTGCTTTTACTTCAAGACGCAGCAGATTATTTGGAACTTTGACATTCAATGAAAATGGAAATCCAACAATTATTCAATCGTTAAAATTAAATTCCTATCCGGAAGTCATTGATGAAATTGATCCGGATAACAATGGTAAGCCAATCTTTCTTG contains:
- a CDS encoding lipopolysaccharide biosynthesis protein, whose product is MNINFNIKELLRIGTGSRTEKAKKNIVVLFIIHIFNFIALMALVPVTIKYLGENQYGIWLTLSSVFMWLGNLDFGIGNGLRNKLAESFAKEDFQSAKKYLSTAYTVFAIGIFSSLIIYLVIHPFINWVFILNAGNFDIRSLNNFVLIVFVFFAFQFLLRLLTSLINADQKPALNGFITLCINVSTLAVVFILYFVSDSSLYFYGFTISLVPFAVLLIASFILFKGRYKKIAPSFKYIDLKSSRSLVSLGMQFFVIQIAALIVFATDNLIITHLYDPSQVTVYNIAHKYFFFVTLVFNVFLSPFWSAFTDAFVKRDFEWIKQVIKRLVQVWALLSVGTIIMILFSDFVYSVWIGNEIKIPFSLSVAMGIFMIVSNWNNIFAFFLNGIGKIRLQFYYSIFAAVINIPLSIILAKEMKMGITGVITATIICIGFASLWAPIQYKKIITETAKGIWNR
- a CDS encoding thioredoxin family protein, with the translated sequence MKNFIITILLLASGISVAQQFNNATIDTVKNKKMLIGYCTREAFQDTAFKDWFDEQYNSYQPDYGILDKLEGKIDNISITIVMGTWCSDSREQVPSFYKILDELNYPTEKIKLICVDRKKKGLSDEADGLNIELVPTIIIYRNNKELGRIIETPQESLEKDLLGIVSK
- a CDS encoding outer membrane protein assembly factor BamD, whose protein sequence is MLKKLLVFGFLGLIITSCSGSLDTTNLSAEERLAHSKKLYDNEDYEEAAKEFEALLLQFPGSAVSDDAQFYLGMTRYKRGEYIIGAYEFSKLIKGMPTSEFVPEAQYMLAECYYQLSPDYSLDQKYTKKAIEEFQVFIDFFPLDSKVAEAEKKIDELNDKLARKEFDTARIYEKMEYTKAALKYYDNVMEIYHDTKYAPLAHYNKINLLVSKNRNQEALEAANAFLQKYPNDSNFSSVEKIKASLESKISASN
- a CDS encoding glycosyltransferase, with the translated sequence MKIALVHEWLVFYAGGERVFESFTNIWKDADVFALVDFLNDEHRRIILKGKHAHTTFIQKLPFAEKKFRSYLPFFPLAIESLNFSKYDVIISSSHAVTKGVRKKPNQLHISYCHSPMRYIWDEAETYFQSAGLDRGIKKIIATKILNYLRKWDLKTAKRPDYLLANSNYIAEKIRRIYNRESTVIYPPVDVDKFNCVEQKDDYYFVASRLVPYKRIDLIIEAFAKMPDKRLIVAGTGPELDRLKNNFLVNVEFIGYQDEAALKELMQKARAFVFSAEEDFGIVVVEAMACGTPVIALNKGGTAETVIDGKTGILFNEQTVEDIKEAVKRFEKIEHTFNHKEIAEHTKKYSRQIFEENMKNYVDEKIEQFFGKKNRR
- a CDS encoding glycosyltransferase family 9 protein; this encodes MKKIKLIFIKLGNFINFIITSVIIKIIHLSKRPIVAKTLLIIRLDSIGDYILVHNFFSFVRNHPVYREYKITLCGNIIWKDLAEFLNENVFDSFIWLNRKKFKWNFFYKYRLLNQIHKAGYEIVVETTFTREILFGDTIVKSSKAKERIGSTGSPDSHLKWKRKIFSDDYYTKLITQSDENLFEFYRNKEFFEKLLQTKIDLNKPTLSFNKAEVGPPTENDYIIIVPGAQEKARRWSEKNFAELIKHLLSVYPFDIVIAGSVSEKTIINTILKEVDSERVHNLSGKTTLPQFGKIISLAKILVSNETSAVHFAAAIGTKFICISNGQRFGRFVPYPHQIKLICAYLYPDYIEKNLNNHLLLAEQFRYESKLEINEISVEKVFETVSEMIGTIN
- a CDS encoding acyl-CoA thioesterase, which encodes MNAKPVSDSQIIMTELVLPNHTNQLGNLLGGQLMHWIDICAALSAAKHANRVCVTASVDRIDFHHPIRLGDAVTLVASVNRVFRTSMEVGVKVYAQNFREGTKIHTNTAYLTFVAVDAEGKPVPAPEAIPDSEDEKRRYEEALIRRENRLKTRLHKQ
- the htpX gene encoding zinc metalloprotease HtpX, whose translation is MNAIKTVFLMSLMMALFLVVGYLLGGKSGMTIAFIFSLAMNFGSYWFSDKIVLAMYRAKPVTREEAPRFYDLVERLAKNANLPMPKVYIINDPTPNAFATGRNPQNAAVAATTGILQSLNDEEIAGVMAHEIAHVKHRDILISTIAATLVGTISYIAQMAGWLAMFGRNDDREEGSGLGGLFLIILSPIIAMMLQMAISRSREYMADEGGAKISGNPLALANALAKISRANQVHHMRDVNPATAHMFIISPLFGGLGKLFSTHPPVEERIKRLQEIAAGKR
- a CDS encoding class I SAM-dependent methyltransferase yields the protein MNCKICDNKSSLAFTAKVLNKYDVKYFKCNSCGYLFTENPYWLDEAYKNPINISDTGIIMRNIYFSKIVSSILYFCYDKSAKFLDYAGGYGIFTRLMRDIGFDFYWHDDYTTNLLARGFEKSDEQYELLTAFEVFEHFDKPVEELEKMLKLSDSILFSTVSLPQEIPQKDWWYYGFEHGQHISFYSEKTLKTLALKFGLNFYPFKNLFLITRKKLNPLKLKLIFILSHFGLNLYIKLRMNSLTEADNKNLLKHH
- a CDS encoding glycosyltransferase — its product is MLITLRSDIGGGSKHLNSVFENLKNDFNFFIASPVNEPFGIKWRDELKEKFFQLPHRKFSIVRFLQLIFYVNKNKIRIIHAHGKGAGIYARLIKLFSPKVKIIFTWHGFHIETYNSLSKKIYLLIEKTLSKFTDLYINVSESERKICLVNKIYDEKKSIVIYNGIKDEYKPIDKSSIRQKLNLPEDKFIVINISRFDKTKNVKAFIEIASLLSINEEFFFILAGDGEEKKEILEMIEQKKINNILLPGFINNPNEYLQSSDVYLSTSLSEGLPYTLLEASMCGLPIIASDVRGNNEIVQNNFNGFLFDLRNASQAAQLISHLKSDLANYRELSDNARKNFLDKFAEQKMIFKLKEVYEKYLI
- a CDS encoding NAD(+)/NADH kinase — translated: MKVGIVANITKESVMEVVAAFIKKLKENKLDYLLTHSLNESDGKIKIEIDEDFIVEDNDLYEQSDLIISFGGDGTMLATAFNAQKYDKPVLGINLGKLGFLVEADVANLDSVIDTIKNKNYKIEERMIIEGNCSDYKCEKMIAINDLVIDKGGWPKMIELTVWVDGEYVTTFTADGLIAATPTGSTGYSISVGGPIVSPQADVITLSPISPHSLTIRPIVLPSKSEITIKADSLHKDIKVNCDGQRSYSFPPPMEIIIKKSDKSLKLVHTSLTTYFQTLRTKLLWGIDTRYSNKENKK
- a CDS encoding glycosyltransferase family 2 protein encodes the protein MKISVITPTYNSEKTIASNINSIVAQTYENFEQIIVDNLSSDSTLTITKEIYSKNNCTEKLIIISEKDEGIADAFNKGISKATGDIVTILNSDDSYFYFNLFKDVIKIFEEKKVLFVHGDILFKDRKFGTNLRRPLMCDIRIAMPFNHPTMFFKKDIFKEIGLFDKSFRYSMDFEFICRLIQKYDLGKVGYYFDANPMVVMRAGGASWNNEIKSIKETKRALKKHNLWNLKSFYHYSIRIIRTYLKKVFAKLGLNFIVKLWRKFKWSK